A genomic segment from Tuwongella immobilis encodes:
- a CDS encoding WD40 domain-containing protein gives MPLDSSAWLKQHPPKALATLTQPEPFWCLRAHPSEQWLLAGGGIGQLHRIQADGDSWKVASSVSVHSGWVPAIAFHPNGELVVTADTWGKLRCSRVADLAGKPSWEHPHAHAGWIRQLAISPNGTILASLGQDQMIHLWDIPTGKPTHSFRFTETDGFSLAFHPKQGSLITGDLHGFVCEWDPKTGKAIRRMQLPDFYKLDRIQDVGGIRCLRFAPDGNTILAAGCKPTTGGFVQGSSLLVWLDSQRWQVLTTIDSANPNDGFITDLAWHDAGFWLSCSSGQPGQGKLALYPERGGPSFWNAPAPNSHGLVWLARSQRVVVSQTNTGSNGNGRPKTANQEYPSNFSPLGQWRFGSA, from the coding sequence ATGCCGTTGGATTCATCCGCCTGGTTGAAGCAGCATCCCCCGAAAGCATTGGCCACACTCACGCAGCCGGAACCGTTTTGGTGCCTGCGGGCGCATCCCTCGGAACAGTGGTTGCTGGCGGGTGGCGGGATCGGTCAATTGCATCGCATTCAAGCCGATGGCGATTCGTGGAAAGTGGCCAGCTCGGTGTCGGTGCATTCGGGTTGGGTGCCCGCGATTGCCTTTCATCCGAACGGGGAACTGGTCGTCACTGCGGATACCTGGGGGAAACTGCGTTGCTCGCGGGTGGCCGATTTGGCAGGCAAACCGAGTTGGGAGCATCCCCACGCCCATGCAGGCTGGATTCGCCAGCTTGCCATTTCGCCAAATGGAACAATCCTCGCATCGCTCGGTCAGGATCAGATGATCCATCTGTGGGACATTCCAACGGGCAAGCCGACGCATTCCTTCCGCTTCACGGAAACGGATGGATTCTCACTCGCGTTCCATCCCAAGCAAGGCAGTCTGATCACCGGCGATCTGCACGGGTTCGTCTGCGAATGGGATCCGAAGACCGGCAAAGCGATCCGCCGCATGCAACTGCCGGACTTTTACAAATTGGACCGAATTCAAGACGTTGGCGGCATTCGTTGTCTGCGCTTCGCACCGGATGGAAATACGATTCTGGCCGCCGGTTGCAAACCGACAACCGGTGGGTTTGTGCAAGGCTCGTCGCTGTTGGTCTGGCTCGATTCGCAACGCTGGCAGGTGCTTACCACCATCGATTCGGCCAATCCCAACGATGGCTTCATCACCGACTTGGCCTGGCATGACGCGGGGTTCTGGTTAAGTTGCAGCAGTGGCCAGCCCGGTCAGGGGAAATTGGCCCTGTATCCGGAGCGTGGTGGCCCGTCGTTTTGGAATGCGCCGGCTCCCAACTCGCACGGATTGGTCTGGCTTGCACGTTCGCAACGTGTCGTCGTCAGTCAAACCAATACCGGCAGCAACGGCAACGGTCGTCCGAAAACGGCCAATCAGGAATATCCAAGCAATTTTTCACCATTGGGCCAATGGCGATTCGGCTCGGCATGA
- a CDS encoding DUF1501 domain-containing protein, which translates to MDATNHCIPTEHRLSRRQWLCGAGGLFLGAGSLATHATQTAMAEALRKQSKQVLFIWLDGGISQLESWDPKPNTRFGGPFRAIPTSVPGIHISELLPHTAKQMHHLALIRSLSTQDNAHSSGVDRIQRGDPKNRGVTYPFFGSAVAKLLGPGDSGLPPYLWIKPMNGGFIPKDAGFLGPQYGALALGDGKPPENLFRPDALSASEDAQRNQLRQAWDRRYAARRRPGTADATSHVFEMAAQLQKHQHIFDPSTTTQRDRDRYGPSDLGRHLLIARRMIEAGITFVKVTSYGWDSHGDHFNGQLSLMSKFDQGFSALVEDLAERSMLDSVLVIVLSEFGRTPRINGHIGRDHWPEAWSMAMTGPRIQRGVAIGKTNPEGTWVTSDEHDIGHLFHTWFASLGIDSQETSYDNGGQPLPIAHEDCIPISEVMVSP; encoded by the coding sequence ATGGATGCGACCAATCACTGTATTCCGACCGAGCATCGACTCTCGCGGCGACAATGGCTGTGCGGGGCCGGCGGATTGTTTCTCGGGGCAGGCTCGCTTGCAACACATGCGACACAAACCGCGATGGCAGAAGCACTTCGGAAACAATCCAAGCAAGTGCTGTTTATCTGGCTGGATGGTGGAATCAGTCAGTTGGAAAGTTGGGACCCCAAACCGAACACCCGATTCGGCGGGCCGTTTCGGGCGATTCCCACCTCGGTGCCCGGAATTCACATCAGCGAGTTGCTTCCGCATACCGCCAAGCAGATGCACCATCTCGCGTTAATCCGGTCGTTGTCCACCCAAGACAACGCCCATTCGTCGGGTGTCGATCGGATCCAGCGCGGTGATCCCAAAAATCGCGGCGTGACCTATCCCTTCTTTGGATCGGCCGTCGCCAAGCTCCTCGGTCCCGGTGACTCCGGATTGCCGCCGTATCTGTGGATCAAACCAATGAACGGTGGTTTCATCCCCAAAGATGCGGGATTTCTCGGGCCGCAGTATGGTGCCCTGGCCTTGGGCGATGGCAAACCACCGGAAAATTTGTTCCGACCCGATGCGCTCTCCGCATCCGAAGACGCTCAACGCAATCAGCTTCGCCAAGCGTGGGATCGCCGTTATGCCGCGCGACGGCGTCCGGGCACGGCGGATGCGACCTCGCACGTCTTCGAGATGGCCGCACAATTGCAGAAACATCAACACATCTTCGACCCATCCACCACGACCCAACGCGACCGCGACCGTTATGGTCCATCCGACCTCGGGCGGCATCTGCTGATCGCACGCCGCATGATCGAAGCGGGGATCACCTTCGTCAAAGTCACCTCATACGGTTGGGATTCGCACGGCGATCACTTCAATGGGCAGCTCTCGTTGATGTCGAAATTCGATCAGGGATTCTCGGCATTGGTCGAAGATCTTGCCGAGCGTTCGATGCTCGATTCGGTGCTGGTGATCGTCCTTTCGGAATTCGGTCGAACGCCCCGAATCAACGGGCACATCGGTCGCGATCATTGGCCCGAGGCGTGGTCGATGGCGATGACCGGCCCACGCATTCAGCGCGGCGTGGCGATTGGCAAAACCAACCCCGAAGGCACCTGGGTCACCAGCGACGAACACGATATCGGCCACTTGTTCCATACGTGGTTCGCATCGCTCGGAATCGATTCGCAGGAAACCAGTTACGACAATGGTGGTCAGCCGCTCCCGATTGCCCACGAAGATTGCATCCCGATTTCCGAAGTGATGGTTTCGCCCTGA
- a CDS encoding nuclear transport factor 2 family protein, translated as MREFRCLLALASLSWGLVPVAIAQAPASAERPPASAASQVQSALDALNAAFERGDVKAVAARMTPEHLAITSYYPKPLPREEQIRSLADHQLSQYRTSELSLQPLSPDSMLVTFRVTMKGTYRGKPVPETSFASAIWVRRQGQWLEHFYQETPIPAK; from the coding sequence ATGCGAGAATTCCGCTGCCTGCTGGCTCTGGCGTCGTTGAGTTGGGGATTGGTCCCAGTCGCTATCGCACAAGCGCCCGCATCCGCCGAGCGTCCCCCCGCATCTGCGGCATCGCAAGTGCAATCCGCGCTCGATGCGTTGAATGCCGCTTTTGAGCGTGGCGATGTCAAAGCCGTTGCCGCCCGCATGACTCCCGAACACTTGGCGATTACGTCGTACTATCCCAAACCGCTCCCCCGCGAGGAACAGATCCGCTCACTCGCCGACCACCAACTCAGCCAATATCGCACCAGCGAACTCTCGCTCCAACCCTTGTCACCCGATTCCATGCTCGTCACCTTTCGCGTCACCATGAAAGGGACTTATCGCGGAAAACCAGTGCCGGAAACGAGTTTCGCATCGGCAATCTGGGTCCGCCGCCAGGGCCAATGGCTGGAACACTTCTACCAAGAAACCCCCATTCCTGCGAAATAA
- a CDS encoding DUF1549 domain-containing protein, translating into MRSSLALVLLVLSGSIAFADSLSEQIDRIIRQQAGMVPISPPADDDEFLRRVTLDFAGRIPTEREIRAFRADRDPNKRPRTIDALTQGPEYAKQMASWMHQMWMERLGDHPAWQLYLQQAFATNRPWRTMAAEMLRGQSSNATDVGAVFFLAKRLENYGQVPVDHSALTRDIGRLFLGVDLRCAECHDHLTIPDYKQDDFVGLAAFTRNAALLDAKQPSIREKPLTEKLEFASVFTKVRKQSGPRIPGRSELTIPAQPKGSEFRIPPDAKAKTPGTLRFSPLEQLSVEITAADHRQFARNFVNRLWFALLGHGLVHPLDLHHRGNPPSHPQVLERLTDAFLASGTDIRELARIIARTDAYQRSSILPNGITQAAPEDRFVTALEKRLSAEQLFASVLRATGEWDRFHTPEMATERTALLARFQKAFANQPREPEESPEPSLRAALFLSNDPKFLDLLTPRPGNLVARLAAIAPESPAELAELAFLNVLSRSPDSQEQALVRQSLPSGPADVRLKAIQRLVWSLLTSTEFSVNH; encoded by the coding sequence ATGCGATCGAGTCTTGCCTTGGTCTTGTTGGTGCTGTCCGGATCAATCGCATTCGCCGATTCACTCTCCGAACAGATCGACCGGATCATTCGCCAGCAAGCGGGAATGGTGCCCATCAGCCCCCCTGCGGATGATGACGAATTCTTGCGACGGGTGACGCTCGATTTCGCCGGGCGCATTCCGACCGAGCGCGAGATTCGTGCGTTTCGTGCCGACCGCGATCCGAACAAGCGACCGCGCACTATCGACGCCCTCACCCAAGGGCCGGAATACGCCAAACAAATGGCATCGTGGATGCACCAGATGTGGATGGAGCGATTAGGCGATCATCCCGCGTGGCAACTCTATTTGCAGCAAGCGTTTGCGACCAATCGCCCCTGGCGAACCATGGCCGCGGAGATGCTGCGCGGGCAATCGTCGAACGCGACAGATGTCGGGGCCGTGTTCTTTCTCGCCAAACGGTTGGAAAATTACGGCCAAGTGCCAGTCGATCACTCGGCACTCACCCGCGACATTGGGCGATTGTTTCTCGGCGTCGACTTACGCTGCGCGGAATGTCACGACCATCTCACGATTCCCGATTACAAGCAGGATGATTTCGTCGGACTCGCTGCCTTCACCCGCAATGCCGCCCTGCTCGACGCCAAACAACCGAGCATCCGCGAAAAACCGTTGACGGAAAAACTCGAATTCGCATCCGTATTCACGAAAGTGCGCAAACAATCCGGCCCACGAATCCCCGGCCGGAGCGAACTGACCATCCCCGCGCAACCGAAGGGGAGCGAATTTCGCATCCCGCCCGATGCCAAGGCAAAAACTCCCGGCACTTTGCGATTCTCGCCGTTGGAACAGCTTTCTGTCGAAATCACCGCCGCCGATCATCGCCAATTCGCCCGGAATTTCGTCAATCGGCTCTGGTTTGCCTTGCTGGGGCATGGCTTGGTGCATCCGTTGGATTTGCATCATCGCGGAAATCCGCCATCGCATCCGCAAGTGCTGGAGCGGCTGACGGATGCGTTTCTGGCCAGCGGAACCGACATCCGCGAACTCGCCCGGATCATCGCGCGAACCGACGCCTATCAACGCTCGAGTATTCTGCCCAACGGAATCACGCAAGCGGCTCCCGAGGATCGATTCGTGACGGCATTGGAAAAGCGACTGTCTGCCGAGCAACTCTTCGCCAGTGTGTTGCGGGCGACCGGCGAATGGGACCGATTCCACACCCCGGAAATGGCGACGGAACGTACCGCGCTGTTGGCACGATTTCAGAAAGCCTTTGCCAATCAACCGCGGGAGCCGGAAGAATCCCCCGAACCCTCACTTCGCGCGGCGTTGTTCCTGTCCAACGATCCAAAATTCCTCGATCTGCTCACCCCACGACCGGGAAATCTCGTCGCTCGACTCGCGGCCATCGCTCCCGAATCGCCCGCGGAGTTGGCCGAACTGGCGTTCTTGAACGTGCTGAGCCGATCGCCCGACTCCCAAGAGCAAGCTTTGGTGCGGCAATCACTGCCGAGTGGCCCCGCCGATGTCCGCCTGAAGGCGATTCAGCGACTCGTCTGGTCGCTGCTGACATCGACCGAATTTTCGGTGAATCATTGA